AAGTACGTAGACTATACAGAGGCCGGGTAATTACCGGTTTCGCAGGTTCTGTGGCAGATGCATTTTCTCTATATGAAAAATTTGAAGGGAAGCTTGAAGAATATAACGGTCATCTGCAGCGTGCGGCTGTGGAACTCGCCAAAGAATGGCGTGGTGATCGTGTATTGAGAAAACTTGAAGCCATGCTGATTGTTATGGATAAAGACAGTTTGTATGTCATAGCAGGTACAGGAGAAGTAATTGAACCTGATGACGGGATTACAGCAATCGGCTCAGGGGGAAACTACGCCCTGGCTGCAGGAAGGGCCATGAAGAAGCATGCTCCTCACCTGACGGCTGAGGAGATCGCAAAAGAGAGTCTCCTGACGGCGGCTTCGATGTGCGTATACACGAATGATCATTTAACGACTGAAGTAATCGAGTATTAATCAGTAAGAGTGACTGTGAAAGGTTGTGAAACGAGTGAGTCAGACATTAACGCCCAGAGAAATAGTTGAGAGGTTAGATCAGTCCATCATCGGTCAAAGCAGTGCGAAACGATCCGTCGCCGTCGCACTCAGAAACCGCTACAGAAGAAGTCTGCTCGAGGAAAACGTACGGGATGAAATCTCGCCAAAAAACATATTGATGATCGGCCCGACGGGTGTCGGAAAGACGGAGATTGCAAGAAGGCTGGCTAAACTGACAGGAGCGCCTTTTGTTAAAGTCGAGGCAACGAAGTTTACCGAGGTTGGGTACGTAGGCCGGGACGTTGAATCCATGATCCGGGATCTGGTCGAAGTGTCGATTCGGATGGTGAAGCAGGAAAAGACGGTTAAAGTGAGAGATTTGGCTGAAAAGCAGGCAAATCAGAGGATTATCGGTCTCCTCGTTCCAACAGCCAAAAAAGAAAGTTCCTACCGAAACCCTCTCGAAATGCTGTTTCAAAACGGGGAAGACGATGAAGAGCCTGAACCGGAACCGGAAGAACACGAATCGGTCCGGGAGCGAAGAAGGCGCATTACCAGACAGCTCGAAGACGGGGAGCTTGAAGAACGCGAGGTCACAATCGAAGTGGAAGAACAGCAGAACCAAATGATGGACATGATCCCTGGCATGGAACAGATGGGGATGAACATGCAGGATATGTTTGGCGGTATGTTCCCAAAAAAGAAGAAGAAACGCAAATTACCGGTCAGAGAGGCGCGAAAAGTACTGGCCGAGGATGAAGCTCAAAAGCTGATCGACATGGAAGAAGTAAAAATTGAAGCCATTTCAAGGGCGGAACAACTCGGCATCATTTTTGTTGATGAAATGGATAAAGTGGCCAGTAAATCCGGTGGTCAGTCGGCGGATGTATCAAGAGAAGGCGTTCAGCGGGATATTCTCCCTGTTGTGGAGGGCTCGACGGTTGCAACGAAATACGGGTCCGTTAAAACCGATCATATGTTGTTCATTGCAGCAGGGGCTTTTCATGTGTCAAAACCGTCTGATCTGATTCCTGAACTGCAGGGACGGTTTCCGATCCGAGTTGAACTTGACAGTCTGAATGTAGAGGATTTTGTCAGAATCCTTGTGGAACCGAAACATGCACTCATTAAACAGTATCAGGCCATGATTGACATTGAAGGTATTGAACTGACATTCACAGAAGATGCGATCAGGGAAATTGCCGAGATTGCCTATGATGTAAACGAGCAGACCGAGAATATTGGTGCAAGAAGGCTTCATACAATTCTCGAAAAATTGTTGGAAGATCTGTCTTTTGAAGCTTCGGAAATTACCATGGAAACAATCAGTATCACCCCGGAATATGTCAGAGAAAAACTTCAGAACATTGTGGAAGACAGAGATTTAAGCCGATTTATACTATAACAGGAGGATGAACAAATGACCTTATTAGAGAAAACAAGAAAAATCAATGAGTTGCTTCAGACGAGCGCCGGCCAATCGGTTAATTTTAAAGAAATGGCAGCGACACTGCGTGACGTTATTGAATCCAACGTTTTTATCGTAAGCCGCAGAGGAAAGCTGTTGGGTTTTGCTATTAAACAGGAAATCGAAAATGAACGGATGAAAGAAATGCTTGAGGAACGGAAATTTCCTGAAGTGTATACGGAAAGCCTTTTTGATATTGAAGATACATCATCCAATATTCCTGTGGAAAGTGATTTTACCGCCTTTCCTGTGGAGAATCGGGATTTGTTCAAGAATGGTTTGACAACCATTGTGCCGATCCAGGGTGGTGGAGAACGTCTTGGTACACTGATTCTTGCGCGTCTGGACGACTCGTTTGATGATGAAGACCTTGTTTTGGCGGAGTACGGATCGACGGTTGTCGGTATGGAAATTTTGCATGAAAAGCAGGAAGAAATCGAACAGGAAGCCAGAAGCAAAGCGGTCGTGCAAATGGCCATCAGCTCTCTTTCCTACAGTGAACTCGAGGCTGTCGATCATATTTTCAAAGAACTCGACGGGATGGAGGGCCTTTTGGTCGCGAGTAAAGTGGCGGACCGGGTCGGCATCACCCGTTCGGTCATTGTCAATGCACTGAGAAAGCTTGAAAGTGCCGGTGTCATCGAATCAAGGTCTCTTGGAATGAAAGGCACTTATATAAAAGTGCTAAACGACAAGTTTCTGTTAGAACTAGAGAAGCATAAAAATTGATAAAATAAAGCAATTAAAACAGACTGTCTAGTCCGATAGTCTGTTTTTTGTTGTAATTACTATTAAATGTGACAGAGTATCTTGAAAATGTGATAAAGTTTGAGTAGATTAGTCTCGGAAAACTTTGTCTTCCAACAATTTTTCACCATTAATAGGCCCGATTTTCAACTGGTCCTTTATACATTCGACAAATTTCTCTTATCCATGTAGAATGAGCTTCGGTTAAATGTTAAAGAGGAATTACACACTACTTTCATTGAAAGCAGGTGACTGCGATGAACATCATCAATAACCCGTTGAACCAGCTGCTTGAAACGTCGCTAAATGCTTCGGCGAGAAGGCAGGATACAATATCAGACAATGTAGCAAATGTGGATACGCCGAACTACAAAGCAAAGAAGACCGTCTTCAACCATCAGCTTCAAAGAGCGATGGACGATCAGCGGCTCAGAGCGAACAGACTAGATGATCGCCACATTGAATTTGGCGGACCGCCCCGCAGTGATGCCCCGCACATCATCGAACGAACCAATACCCAATACAATCATAACGGTAACAATGTGGATATTGATAAGGAAATGGCCGATATGGCTGAGAATCAAATCTATTACAACGCACTCATTGACAGGATGAACGGACGGTTTAACAGCGTTCGGACTGCGATGGGCAGAGGGAGGTAACTGAGTATGTTTCATGGTATGAATGTATCGGCTTCAGGGCTCACTTCCCAGCGGCTGAGGATGGATGTTGTATCCAGTAATATGGCGAATGCCGAATCGACCCGGGGACGATTCGTAGACGGTGAGTGGGAACCGTATCGCCGAAAG
This genomic window from [Bacillus] selenitireducens MLS10 contains:
- the flgB gene encoding flagellar basal body rod protein FlgB gives rise to the protein MNIINNPLNQLLETSLNASARRQDTISDNVANVDTPNYKAKKTVFNHQLQRAMDDQRLRANRLDDRHIEFGGPPRSDAPHIIERTNTQYNHNGNNVDIDKEMADMAENQIYYNALIDRMNGRFNSVRTAMGRGR
- the codY gene encoding GTP-sensing pleiotropic transcriptional regulator CodY, with the protein product MTLLEKTRKINELLQTSAGQSVNFKEMAATLRDVIESNVFIVSRRGKLLGFAIKQEIENERMKEMLEERKFPEVYTESLFDIEDTSSNIPVESDFTAFPVENRDLFKNGLTTIVPIQGGGERLGTLILARLDDSFDDEDLVLAEYGSTVVGMEILHEKQEEIEQEARSKAVVQMAISSLSYSELEAVDHIFKELDGMEGLLVASKVADRVGITRSVIVNALRKLESAGVIESRSLGMKGTYIKVLNDKFLLELEKHKN
- the hslU gene encoding ATP-dependent protease ATPase subunit HslU; this translates as MSQTLTPREIVERLDQSIIGQSSAKRSVAVALRNRYRRSLLEENVRDEISPKNILMIGPTGVGKTEIARRLAKLTGAPFVKVEATKFTEVGYVGRDVESMIRDLVEVSIRMVKQEKTVKVRDLAEKQANQRIIGLLVPTAKKESSYRNPLEMLFQNGEDDEEPEPEPEEHESVRERRRRITRQLEDGELEEREVTIEVEEQQNQMMDMIPGMEQMGMNMQDMFGGMFPKKKKKRKLPVREARKVLAEDEAQKLIDMEEVKIEAISRAEQLGIIFVDEMDKVASKSGGQSADVSREGVQRDILPVVEGSTVATKYGSVKTDHMLFIAAGAFHVSKPSDLIPELQGRFPIRVELDSLNVEDFVRILVEPKHALIKQYQAMIDIEGIELTFTEDAIREIAEIAYDVNEQTENIGARRLHTILEKLLEDLSFEASEITMETISITPEYVREKLQNIVEDRDLSRFIL
- the hslV gene encoding ATP-dependent protease subunit HslV, with the translated sequence MAEIRGTTIFAIRHNGQAAICGDGQVTVGQAVVMKQSAVKVRRLYRGRVITGFAGSVADAFSLYEKFEGKLEEYNGHLQRAAVELAKEWRGDRVLRKLEAMLIVMDKDSLYVIAGTGEVIEPDDGITAIGSGGNYALAAGRAMKKHAPHLTAEEIAKESLLTAASMCVYTNDHLTTEVIEY